Proteins from a genomic interval of Calypte anna isolate BGI_N300 chromosome 19, bCalAnn1_v1.p, whole genome shotgun sequence:
- the EVI2A gene encoding protein EVI2A — MATQRHSKPYFTFPVVIIFSLCLQTSTNHTAYPGVTNDTWNPLSQNLSGSQNVTEANTNSALSINFSSTTASEVEMSTLLPLPSTMAQDPTSSPARGAVPATGAPRNTSKPRGTMTKAACEDNKSLILVCFIIIAVLVLICTFLFLATVVIANKMSHLKKTQQGKRRPRSNGDLLASNSLWPTAAGTWQRIPTETAGTDLVMQDLMSGRDAAFQRKTKDEATEKLTKETDIAQEKKEPSKSRQPVLSHFVVEI; from the coding sequence ATGGCAACACAGAGACACAGCAAACCATACTTCACCTTCCCTGTCGTGATAATCTTCTCTTTGTGCCTGCAAACAAGCACAAACCACACTGCTTACCCTGGGGTTACAAATGACACCTGGAATCCTCTCAGCCAAAACCTCAGTGGAAGCCAGAACGTAACAGAAGCCAATACAAATTCTGCTCTCAGCATCAATTTCAGCAGCACAACTGCTTCTGAAGTGGAGATGAGCACCCTGCTGCCCTTACCCTCCACAATGGCCCAAGATCCAACATCTTCCCCTGCCAGAGGTGCTGTTCCTGCCACTGGAGCACCCAGGAACACCAGCAAACCCAGGGGTACAATGACAAAAGCAGCATGTGAAGACAACAAGTCTCTTATACTGGTTTGCTTCATCATAATAGCAGTACTTGTGCTCATCTGCACCTTCTTATTTCTGGCGACAGTTGTCATAGCAAACAAAATGTCCCATCTCAAAAAAACTCAGCAAGGAAAACGCAGGCCCAGGAGCAATGGTGATCTGCTGGCATCTAACAGCTTATGGcccacagcagcaggaacaTGGCAGAGGATCCCTACAGAGACAGCTGGAACTGACTTGGTAATGCAAGACTTGATGTCAGGGAGGGATGCTGCATtccaaaggaaaaccaaagatGAAGCAACCGAGAAACTCACCAAAGAAACAGATAttgcacaggaaaagaaagaaccaTCAAAGTCCCGCCAACCCGTTTTAAGCCATTTTGTAGTTGAGATTTAA
- the OMG gene encoding oligodendrocyte-myelin glycoprotein: protein MRATMEYQILKTSTCLLVLLFFIPTVLGICPSSCTCSGNDRNVDCSGRNLTILPHGLQDNITYLNLSFNQFLDLDHQLTRFTNLRTLDISNNWLKNVPAHLPKSLWELYAINNNIKVLQKLDTAYQWNLRVLDVSRNMVERAVLINNTLSSLKFLNLSSNKLWTVPTNMPYNIETVDLSNNFLSQILPGTLLRLHHLSSLYLHNNKFTSIPDKAFDQLLQLQVVTLYNNPWACSDQQNILYLLRWVQETAAHVVGAPCAKATPTPGTGSSLLIKGMKAAFPVATEPSEMTKMHKQLRAKEVPSLATFSQSLLFTSTERPLLLHPEELSTGQAGSQAGSQEAAATHTFYIKDPAELYSSLTPSAGSSTTPMTLSITSGMPTNYSKMPQSTTATLRKEESTTNILNTHVPSKARISEMSLVCVVMLNAVAMFTG from the exons ATGAGG GCAACAATGGAATACCAGATATTGAAAACATCTACCTGTCTGCTGGTCCTTCTGTTTTTCATACCCACTGTTCTGGGTATCTGTCCTTCTAGCTGTACATGCTCAGGAAACGACAGGAATGTGGACTGTTCAGGCAGAAACTTAACTATACTGCCACATGGACTGCAAGACAACATTACATATTTAAATCTGTCCTTTAACCAGTTCCTAGATCTCGATCATCAGCTAACGAGATTCACTAATTTAAGGACCCTTGATATTTCAAATAATTGGCTGAAGAATGTTCCTGCACATCTGCCCAAGTCCTTATGGGAATTATATGCCATAAACAACAACATTAAAGTTCTTCAGAAACTTGACACAGCTTACCAGTGGAACCTTAGAGTGCTCGATGTTTCCAGGAATATGGTGGAGAGAGCAGTTCTGATCAATAACACACTGAGCAGTCTCAAGTTTCTCAATCTCAGTAGCAACAAACTCTGGACAGTCCCAACCAATATGCCCTACAACATAGAGACAGTGGATCTATCCAATAACTTCTTGTCCCAGATACTCCCAGGAACACTGCTGAGGTTACACCACCTCTCGAGCCTCTACCTGCACAACAACAAGTTCACCTCCATTCCTGACAAAGCTTTTgaccagctccttcagctgcaaGTAGTAACACTCTACAACAACCCATGGGCCTGCAGTGACCAACAGAATATCCTGTACTTGCTGAGGTGGGTGCAGGAAACAGCTGCCCATGTGGTCGGAGCCCCCTGTGCCAAGGCCACCCCAACCCCTGGCACAGGCTCCAGCCTCCTGATCAAGGGAATGAAGGCTGCTTTTCCAGTGGCAACTGAGCCAAGCGAAATGACCAAAATGCATAAACAGCTCAGAGCTAAGGAAGTCCCCAGCTTGGCAACCTTCAGCCAAAGCCTCCTCTTCACCAGCACCGAGCGGCCGCTGCTCCTGCACCCCGAGGAGCTGAGCACGGGGCAGGCTGGGTCCCAGGCTGGCTCTCAGGAAGCAGCTGCCACCCACACCTTCTACATCAAAGATCCAGCAGAGCTCTACTCCAGCCTGACTCCTTCAGCAGGATCATCCACCACTCCTATGACTTTAAGCATCACCAGTGGAATGCCAACAAACTACTCCAAAATGCCTCAGAGCACAACTGCTACCTTAAGGAAAGAGGAATCCACGACAAACATTCTGAATACTCATGTGCCCTCCAAAGCAAGGATCTCTGAGATGTCTCTGGTTTGTGTTGTCATGCTTAATGCTGTGGCTATGTTTACTGGCTAA